In Clarias gariepinus isolate MV-2021 ecotype Netherlands chromosome 9, CGAR_prim_01v2, whole genome shotgun sequence, a single window of DNA contains:
- the rab35b gene encoding ras-related protein Rab-35b codes for MARDYDYLFKLLIIGDSGVGKSSLLLRFADNTFSGSYITTIGVDFKIRTVEINGEKVKLQIWDTAGQERFRTITSTYYRGTHGVIVVYDVSSAESFVNVKRWLHEINQNCDDVCRILVGNKNDDPNSKVVETNDAQKFAEQMNIRLFETSAKENINVEEMFNCITELVLRAKKESVAKQQQLQQNDVIKLNKNSKRKKKCC; via the exons ATGGCCAGGGACTACGATTACCTCTTTAAACTCCTCATTATCGGCGACAGCG GTGTGGGGAAGAGCAGTCTTTTACTGCGCTTTGCAGACAACACTTTTTCAG gtAGCTATATTACAACTATAGGAGTTGACTTCAAGATCCGAACAGTAGAGATCAATGGCGAGAAGGTTAAACTACAGATCTGGGACACGGCAGGCCAGGAGCGGTTTCGAACCATCACCTCCAC GTATTACAGAGGAACCCATGGGGTCATAGTGGTGTATGATGTCTCTAGTGCTGAATCATTTGTCAACGTTAAACGATGGCTGCATGAAATTAATCAGAATTGTGATGACGTATGTCGAATATTAG TGGGTAATAAAAATGATGACCCGAACTCTAAAGTTGTGGAAACAAATGATGCACAAAAGTTTGCAGAGCAGATGAATATCCGCCTGTTTGAGACGAGtgcaaaagaaaacattaacGTGGAGGAG ATGTTTAACTGCATCACAGAGCTGGTGTTACGGGCGAAGAAGGAATCTGTGGCTAAGCAGCAGCAATTACAACAGAATGATGTTATTAAACtcaacaaaaacagcaaacgaaaaaaaaagtgttgctaG